In one Zobellia galactanivorans genomic region, the following are encoded:
- a CDS encoding SDR family oxidoreductase → MDLNLKDKVIIVTGGSKGIGLAVSQVLSKEGAIPFIIGRNKPSIIAVAEEIEKSGGQVGFAFAELTDPEQCKAAVGQVVSTFGRIDGLVNNAGVNDGVGLENGNYKDFMASLHKNLVHYYLMAQYALPELKKSKGAIVNIGSKTSFTGQGGTSGYAASNGGRNALTREWAIELLPYEIRVNAVIVAECYTPLYEKWIGTFSEPEKKLKDITDKIPLGNRMTTTTEIANTAVFLLSELSSHTTGQLIFVDGGYTHLDRAITA, encoded by the coding sequence ATGGACTTGAACTTGAAGGATAAGGTCATAATTGTAACCGGTGGTTCAAAGGGAATCGGTCTCGCCGTTAGTCAGGTGCTATCAAAAGAAGGGGCCATTCCCTTTATCATTGGGAGAAACAAACCGAGTATCATTGCGGTGGCCGAAGAAATTGAAAAAAGTGGTGGACAAGTAGGGTTTGCCTTTGCCGAGTTAACAGATCCGGAACAATGTAAAGCGGCCGTAGGGCAGGTAGTTTCTACCTTCGGAAGAATCGACGGTCTTGTGAATAATGCAGGCGTAAATGACGGGGTCGGCTTGGAAAACGGCAATTACAAAGACTTTATGGCTTCTTTGCACAAGAATTTGGTGCATTATTACCTCATGGCGCAATATGCGCTTCCCGAGCTTAAAAAGAGCAAGGGGGCCATTGTGAACATAGGGTCTAAAACATCTTTTACCGGACAGGGAGGAACATCGGGTTATGCGGCTTCCAATGGAGGTCGAAATGCCCTTACCAGGGAATGGGCCATAGAACTCCTGCCCTATGAAATAAGGGTAAATGCCGTAATTGTGGCAGAGTGCTATACGCCCTTGTACGAAAAATGGATCGGTACATTTTCCGAACCCGAAAAGAAATTAAAGGACATTACGGATAAGATTCCACTGGGCAATCGTATGACGACAACGACGGAAATAGCCAATACGGCCGTTTTTCTATTGTCGGAACTATCGAGCCATACTACAGGACAGTTAATTTTTGTGGATGGGGGATATACACACTTGGATAGGGCAATAACAGCATAA
- a CDS encoding fumarylacetoacetate hydrolase family protein — MKLIRFGSIGAEKPGVQLDNGTRLDVSEFVPEYNEDFFGGDGIEKLAEWLERNERNCPVISNDVRLGSPLVRPSKIVCVGLNYAKHAAESGMAIPKEPVLFFKSTSAIVGPNDDVIIPKNSEKTDWEVELAVVIGKKASYVEEKNALDHVAGYVLHNDYSERAFQIEKEGQWCKGKGCDTFAPIGPFIATADEIKNPNDLDLWLKLNGETLQDSNTSDFIFNVQEVVSYISQYMTLLPGDIISTGTPSGVGLGFNPPKYIKEGDVVELGIEGLGSSKQHVKAYK, encoded by the coding sequence ATGAAATTAATAAGATTTGGAAGTATAGGGGCTGAAAAACCCGGAGTGCAATTGGATAACGGTACACGCTTGGATGTTTCCGAATTCGTACCGGAGTACAACGAAGATTTTTTTGGTGGCGATGGCATAGAAAAACTGGCCGAATGGTTGGAAAGAAACGAAAGAAACTGTCCCGTAATTTCTAATGATGTGCGTTTGGGATCGCCTTTGGTACGCCCTTCAAAAATCGTATGTGTGGGCTTAAATTATGCCAAGCACGCAGCGGAAAGTGGAATGGCCATACCCAAAGAACCTGTTCTTTTCTTCAAATCGACGTCGGCCATTGTAGGTCCGAACGATGATGTGATCATTCCTAAGAATAGTGAAAAAACCGACTGGGAAGTAGAATTGGCGGTTGTTATCGGAAAGAAGGCTTCCTATGTAGAGGAAAAAAATGCTTTAGACCATGTGGCCGGCTATGTACTGCACAACGATTACAGTGAGCGCGCTTTTCAAATAGAGAAAGAAGGACAATGGTGTAAAGGAAAGGGATGTGATACGTTTGCCCCCATAGGTCCGTTTATCGCAACAGCGGATGAGATCAAAAACCCCAATGACCTTGACTTATGGTTGAAGTTAAATGGTGAAACCCTTCAAGACAGCAACACCTCCGATTTTATTTTCAACGTACAGGAAGTGGTCAGTTATATCAGTCAGTATATGACCTTGTTGCCCGGGGATATTATTTCCACAGGAACGCCTTCGGGTGTAGGCCTAGGGTTTAACCCTCCTAAATACATCAAGGAAGGCGATGTGGTAGAACTTGGTATCGAAGGATTGGGAAGCTCTAAACAACACGTAAAGGCATACAAATAG
- a CDS encoding L-fuconate dehydratase, translating into MSKKITITGVEIKDVRFPTSKSLDGSDAMNPDPDYSAAYVILKTDSENGLEGHGLTFTIGRGNELCAAAIQSLAPLVVGKTLESFTADMGAFWKMITGDSQLRWLGPEKGVIHLATGAVVNAVWDLYAKAEGKPLWKLLADMTPEELVRCVDFTYITDAVTPEEALAMLKKNEGTKQERIARLKASGYPAYTTSAGWLGYSDDKMRRLCREAKAAGFDHMKIKVGSDLQDDMRRAAIIREEIGSELRLMMDANQKWDVDEAIENMAELKKFDPYWIEEPTSPDDILGHAKIAKAVAPIKVATGEHCQNRVMFKQLMQANAIGICQIDSCRVGGVNEILAILFMAAKFNIPVCPHAGGVGLCEYVQHLSMIDYIAISGSLENRIIEFVDHLHEHFFDPVVIKNGAYMPPSMAGYSITMKPGSLAEYSFPNGSYWEKELSTTL; encoded by the coding sequence ATGTCAAAGAAGATAACAATTACGGGGGTCGAAATCAAAGATGTCCGTTTTCCAACGAGTAAGTCCCTAGATGGTTCCGATGCCATGAATCCTGATCCGGATTACTCCGCGGCCTATGTAATATTAAAGACCGATTCCGAGAACGGCCTCGAAGGTCACGGTTTGACGTTTACCATCGGGAGGGGCAATGAGTTATGTGCGGCTGCCATCCAATCCTTAGCGCCTTTGGTCGTCGGAAAAACACTGGAAAGTTTTACGGCCGATATGGGTGCCTTTTGGAAAATGATTACGGGCGATAGCCAATTGAGATGGCTCGGGCCGGAAAAAGGGGTCATACATTTGGCTACCGGAGCCGTGGTCAATGCCGTATGGGATCTATACGCCAAGGCGGAAGGGAAGCCCTTGTGGAAATTGTTGGCCGACATGACTCCCGAAGAGTTGGTTCGTTGCGTTGATTTTACCTATATAACCGATGCGGTCACGCCAGAAGAGGCCTTGGCCATGCTAAAGAAAAATGAAGGAACAAAGCAAGAACGTATAGCCCGTTTGAAAGCGTCGGGTTATCCCGCCTATACTACTTCTGCAGGATGGCTGGGCTATTCCGATGATAAGATGCGTAGGCTTTGTCGGGAAGCAAAGGCAGCAGGTTTCGACCATATGAAAATCAAGGTCGGTTCGGATTTGCAAGATGATATGCGCCGTGCGGCCATCATTCGTGAAGAAATTGGGAGCGAGCTACGGTTAATGATGGATGCCAACCAAAAATGGGATGTGGACGAAGCTATCGAAAATATGGCCGAACTGAAAAAATTCGACCCATATTGGATTGAAGAACCTACAAGTCCTGATGATATTTTAGGGCATGCCAAGATAGCCAAGGCGGTAGCGCCTATTAAAGTGGCTACGGGCGAGCACTGTCAGAACAGGGTGATGTTCAAGCAATTGATGCAGGCCAATGCCATAGGAATATGCCAGATAGATAGCTGTAGGGTAGGGGGCGTCAATGAAATATTGGCCATCCTTTTCATGGCGGCTAAATTCAATATTCCGGTTTGCCCGCATGCAGGGGGAGTCGGACTCTGTGAATATGTACAGCATTTGTCAATGATCGACTATATTGCCATAAGCGGTTCCTTGGAAAATCGTATTATTGAATTTGTAGACCATTTGCACGAACATTTTTTTGATCCTGTAGTTATCAAAAATGGGGCGTATATGCCACCTAGCATGGCTGGTTATAGTATTACTATGAAACCCGGATCCTTGGCGGAGTACAGCTTTCCGAACGGGAGTTATTGGGAAAAGGAATTAAGCACAACATTATAA
- a CDS encoding SDR family NAD(P)-dependent oxidoreductase encodes MKFSLKDKSAVVTGGGSGIGRAICLALAEQGAILHILEMHQENAKETATLIEDMGGMAYTYSCNVAAQKEVVAAFEAITAESPIDILINNAGIAHIGNLENCKEEDLDRLYDVNIKGVYNCMYAGIDSLKKTKGVIINMASIASSVGINDRFAYSMTKGAVLTMTYSVAKDYLNDGIRCNCISPGRVHTPFVDGFINKNYPGREKEIFEKLSKTQPIGRMGRPEEVANLAVYLCSEEASFITGTNFPIDGGFVTLNGS; translated from the coding sequence ATGAAATTTAGTTTAAAGGATAAATCGGCAGTGGTTACCGGTGGCGGTAGCGGTATAGGCAGGGCCATTTGCTTGGCCCTTGCCGAACAAGGTGCTATTCTTCATATTTTGGAGATGCACCAAGAAAATGCAAAGGAAACCGCAACACTTATTGAAGATATGGGCGGTATGGCCTATACCTATAGCTGCAATGTGGCGGCCCAGAAAGAGGTAGTTGCCGCATTTGAGGCCATAACGGCAGAAAGCCCCATAGATATTCTGATCAATAATGCGGGTATTGCCCACATCGGAAACTTAGAAAACTGTAAGGAAGAAGATTTAGATCGCTTGTACGATGTAAATATCAAAGGGGTGTACAATTGTATGTATGCCGGTATTGATTCATTAAAGAAGACCAAAGGGGTAATCATCAATATGGCCTCTATAGCTTCATCGGTAGGGATCAACGATAGGTTTGCCTATTCCATGACCAAGGGCGCGGTATTGACCATGACGTATTCCGTGGCCAAAGACTATTTAAATGATGGCATTAGGTGTAACTGTATTTCCCCAGGTAGGGTACACACGCCTTTTGTGGATGGATTTATTAATAAGAATTACCCCGGTCGGGAAAAGGAAATTTTTGAAAAGCTCTCTAAAACCCAGCCTATTGGTAGAATGGGGAGACCTGAGGAGGTCGCCAATTTAGCCGTATACCTTTGCTCGGAAGAGGCTTCGTTTATTACGGGAACTAATTTCCCAATAGATGGGGGATTTGTTACCTTAAACGGTTCGTAG
- a CDS encoding MBL fold metallo-hydrolase RNA specificity domain-containing protein: MNKVKIHFLGASGTVTGSKFYLETPELNVMVDCGMYQGLKELRQLNWAPLPIDASKIDVVLLTHGHLDHTGYLPRLVMEGFKGKIIATPPTLAITEIILLDSAKIHEEEAERANKEGYSKHHPAKPFYSIREAERAIGLFSYGEKDQWISLSEHLRLRFKYNGHIIGATFIELEIFGKLFVFSGDIGREHDILLAPPEHPKWADYLFIESTYGNKLHPQEDVEEILVDLVTETINQRGNLIIPSFAVERLQSLMYVLWQLFKKNRIPNIPIFIDSPMGNNVLSVFERFPEWHKLSSKEYQSMCKHFNIISSYADTWKTIDDPRPKIVIAGSGMVTGGRVLTYLKQLMRHSSTTVLLVGYQAEGTRGRQLLEGAYELKLFGKYYPVKSKIRHLESLSAHADQKELLHWMEDIKNIPETVFLIHGEPTALDAFRVKIGDVHNWRVHIPKLNETKEIIL; this comes from the coding sequence ATGAATAAAGTAAAAATTCACTTTTTGGGTGCCTCGGGCACCGTAACCGGATCGAAATTTTACCTGGAAACCCCTGAACTCAACGTTATGGTGGACTGTGGTATGTACCAAGGCCTGAAGGAATTACGGCAATTGAACTGGGCGCCCTTGCCCATAGATGCCTCAAAAATAGATGTGGTACTCTTGACACACGGACACCTAGACCATACGGGCTACCTTCCGAGATTGGTTATGGAAGGATTTAAGGGAAAGATAATTGCGACCCCTCCTACCTTGGCCATAACCGAAATCATTCTTTTGGATAGTGCTAAAATTCACGAGGAAGAAGCCGAACGCGCCAATAAGGAAGGCTATAGCAAACACCATCCTGCCAAGCCCTTCTACTCGATCCGGGAAGCGGAACGAGCCATAGGCCTTTTTTCTTATGGGGAAAAAGACCAATGGATTTCCCTTTCCGAACACCTACGGTTGAGGTTCAAGTATAACGGACACATTATAGGGGCAACCTTTATAGAGTTGGAAATTTTTGGAAAGCTGTTTGTCTTCTCTGGGGATATAGGACGCGAACACGATATCTTATTGGCCCCTCCCGAACATCCGAAATGGGCCGACTACCTCTTTATTGAAAGCACCTATGGCAACAAATTGCACCCGCAGGAAGATGTTGAGGAAATTTTGGTCGACCTGGTCACCGAAACCATCAACCAAAGGGGCAACCTTATCATTCCGTCCTTTGCCGTAGAGCGCTTGCAATCGCTGATGTATGTTTTGTGGCAATTGTTCAAGAAAAACAGAATACCTAACATTCCTATTTTTATCGATAGCCCTATGGGCAATAATGTATTATCGGTTTTTGAACGGTTTCCCGAATGGCATAAACTCTCAAGCAAGGAGTACCAGTCCATGTGCAAGCATTTCAATATTATAAGTTCGTATGCAGATACCTGGAAGACCATTGACGACCCTAGACCTAAAATCGTAATAGCGGGTAGCGGCATGGTTACCGGGGGCCGGGTACTCACCTATCTGAAACAACTCATGCGCCATTCCTCAACAACGGTCTTGCTTGTAGGATATCAGGCAGAGGGCACTAGGGGAAGGCAGCTTTTAGAAGGGGCCTACGAATTGAAACTGTTCGGAAAGTACTATCCCGTAAAATCGAAAATACGCCACTTGGAAAGCCTGTCGGCTCATGCCGACCAAAAAGAACTGCTCCATTGGATGGAAGATATCAAAAATATACCCGAAACGGTCTTTCTCATTCATGGCGAACCTACGGCACTCGATGCTTTTCGGGTCAAGATCGGCGATGTTCACAACTGGCGCGTACACATTCCTAAATTGAACGAGACCAAAGAAATTATCTTATAG
- a CDS encoding ATP cone domain-containing protein → MKNKTEFDIIKSSGAKAKFSIDKLRNSLKHTGANHELVEKIVDQVRDELYEGISTNEIYNRAFALLKKRKSVFASKYKLKKAIYELGPTGFPFERLISALLTYSGYRTKVGIVMDGLCVTHEIDVVAEKNNTVTVIECKFHGEEGRNCNVKIPLYIHSRYNDVKSHWNTKTNETKTLGPGWVVTNTRFTLDAVKYGTCADLYLLSWDYPFNNGLKDRIDRLGLYPITVSTILSSSEKQFLLSRDVVLCRELWKNKFLLDHLGISITRKSKILNEIEQLCNP, encoded by the coding sequence ATGAAGAACAAAACGGAATTCGATATTATAAAGTCCTCCGGCGCAAAGGCCAAGTTTTCCATAGACAAGCTCAGAAACTCCCTCAAACATACGGGGGCCAATCATGAATTGGTAGAGAAAATCGTAGATCAAGTACGCGACGAACTTTATGAAGGCATATCTACCAATGAGATATACAATAGGGCCTTTGCCCTACTAAAAAAAAGGAAATCGGTTTTCGCCTCAAAGTACAAGCTAAAAAAGGCCATTTACGAATTAGGCCCTACCGGTTTTCCCTTTGAACGGCTTATAAGTGCCCTTTTGACCTATTCCGGCTACCGGACCAAGGTAGGCATTGTTATGGATGGCCTATGCGTTACCCACGAAATTGACGTGGTGGCCGAGAAAAATAATACCGTAACCGTTATTGAATGCAAGTTTCACGGTGAAGAAGGCCGCAATTGCAATGTAAAGATACCGCTGTATATACACTCGCGCTACAATGATGTCAAGTCCCATTGGAATACCAAGACCAACGAGACAAAGACATTGGGCCCAGGTTGGGTCGTGACCAACACACGCTTTACCTTAGATGCCGTCAAATATGGAACCTGTGCCGATTTATATTTATTGAGCTGGGACTACCCCTTTAACAATGGCCTCAAAGACCGTATCGATAGATTGGGCCTTTACCCGATTACCGTTTCTACGATATTGAGCAGTAGCGAAAAGCAGTTTTTGCTGAGCAGGGATGTAGTGCTCTGTCGCGAACTATGGAAAAACAAGTTCTTATTAGACCATTTAGGGATATCGATAACCAGAAAGAGTAAAATACTGAACGAAATTGAACAACTCTGCAACCCTTAG
- a CDS encoding mechanosensitive ion channel family protein, with protein sequence MDALLDFLKDPFAAKVIKLLLWIIFIIIAIGLLRKLLKKRIGDATIRYKAQKGVELVGYFFIFFLVLISFTVESIEDYTIIIGLFTAGITFTLQELILSIAGSFYIFFVRVYKPGDRIEINGIKGDVIDIDSIYTTLMELGEWVSSDNYSGRIVKISNAFVFKGPIKNYSMDFPFVWDELNILITHESDIALAKKIVLADATELLSEYTKNSLAKWKEMVAHYYIEDATLEPTLALKITDNWIEVNLRYITDYKLRRATKHQLFERIQQSIFATEGKVVLASTTLQLLKIPDINVQVKPQA encoded by the coding sequence ATGGACGCACTTCTCGATTTTCTCAAAGACCCTTTTGCCGCAAAGGTGATCAAGCTGTTGTTATGGATCATCTTTATCATCATCGCCATTGGTCTTCTAAGGAAACTCCTCAAAAAACGCATCGGTGATGCCACAATAAGGTACAAGGCCCAGAAAGGTGTTGAACTGGTGGGCTATTTTTTTATTTTTTTCTTGGTCTTGATCTCGTTTACCGTAGAAAGTATTGAAGACTATACCATTATTATCGGTCTATTTACGGCAGGAATCACATTCACCCTTCAAGAGCTTATTTTGAGCATAGCGGGTTCCTTTTACATCTTTTTCGTTCGCGTGTACAAACCGGGCGATCGAATCGAGATCAACGGCATAAAAGGCGATGTCATTGACATTGACAGTATTTACACCACCCTAATGGAATTGGGCGAATGGGTGAGCAGTGACAATTACTCGGGACGCATCGTCAAAATCAGCAATGCCTTTGTATTCAAAGGCCCTATAAAGAATTACTCTATGGACTTTCCCTTTGTCTGGGACGAACTCAATATTCTAATTACACACGAATCGGATATTGCCCTGGCCAAGAAAATTGTATTGGCCGATGCCACGGAGTTGCTTTCCGAATACACCAAAAACTCCTTGGCCAAATGGAAGGAAATGGTAGCCCATTACTACATAGAAGATGCCACGCTAGAACCGACCCTAGCCCTTAAGATTACCGACAACTGGATAGAGGTCAACCTTAGGTACATTACCGACTATAAGCTTCGGCGTGCCACCAAACACCAGCTGTTCGAACGTATACAACAGTCGATATTCGCCACCGAAGGCAAGGTCGTACTGGCCTCCACTACCCTACAACTATTGAAGATTCCCGATATAAACGTCCAGGTCAAACCCCAAGCATAA
- a CDS encoding universal stress protein: protein MYKRILVPTDFSKNALNAVRYALDLYAKLNCEFYFLNVFKLENYTTDSLIMPEPGSAEYEAAKAKSEENFVRLLDMLALHHDNPKHIYHTTSTFNFLTEALKQMISEKDIDLVVMGTKGASLTKGVIFGSNTVNTMEKITECPVLAIPQDTHFSTPKEIVFSTDYKSDFKRKELSYLIEIAKMHGAAVRVLHVSKKQILTAEQEKNKVLLSHIFEQIDHSFHTLSEKKVANGITAFVESRESDMIAFINHKHFFFASIFSRPLVKEIGYDATVPILALR, encoded by the coding sequence ATGTACAAAAGAATATTGGTGCCCACGGATTTTTCAAAAAATGCCCTCAATGCGGTGCGGTACGCCCTTGATCTCTATGCAAAATTGAATTGCGAGTTCTACTTTTTAAACGTTTTTAAACTCGAAAACTACACTACCGACAGCCTTATCATGCCAGAACCCGGTAGCGCGGAATACGAAGCTGCAAAGGCAAAATCTGAAGAAAACTTTGTGAGATTGTTGGATATGTTGGCGCTGCACCATGACAATCCAAAGCATATCTACCATACCACATCTACCTTTAATTTTTTGACGGAAGCCCTAAAACAGATGATTTCCGAAAAAGATATCGATTTGGTGGTCATGGGCACCAAGGGGGCCTCATTAACCAAAGGGGTCATCTTTGGCAGTAACACGGTCAATACCATGGAAAAGATAACGGAATGTCCGGTATTGGCCATACCCCAAGACACACACTTTTCAACACCCAAGGAAATCGTTTTTTCAACAGACTACAAGTCAGACTTTAAACGGAAGGAATTAAGCTACCTCATAGAAATCGCCAAGATGCACGGGGCGGCCGTTCGTGTACTCCATGTTAGCAAAAAACAAATCTTGACCGCCGAACAAGAAAAAAACAAAGTCCTGTTAAGCCATATATTCGAACAAATAGACCACAGTTTCCATACCCTTTCGGAAAAGAAAGTGGCTAACGGTATTACAGCCTTTGTAGAAAGTAGGGAAAGCGATATGATCGCCTTTATCAACCATAAGCATTTTTTCTTTGCGAGTATATTTTCCAGACCCTTGGTCAAGGAAATAGGCTATGACGCCACCGTTCCCATTTTGGCCCTGCGTTAA
- the fucP gene encoding L-fucose:H+ symporter permease, producing MKSEQKIPVVAKEILFPFLLITSLFALWGFANDITNPMVAAFKRILELNNTQASWVQAAFYGGYFTMALPAAYVVKKFSYKVGILVGLALYAVGALMFYPAAAMENYLFFLLALYVLTFGLAFLETTANPYILAMGAEETATLRLNLAQAFNPLGALSGLFVAQFFILGALQSDDMAEDGSYIYETLSESAKAAVKTSDLMVIRNPYVGLGLFVIFMFVVIAMVKMPEGKKENQVGLRESIKRIFRKERFVGGMLTQMFYVGAQIMCWTYIYQYAENIGINNRDAVNYAYAALVIFLISRFLCTYLLKFINSGRLLMMLSLLAILFCAGTIFIQGEIGLYSLVMVSFCMSLMFPTIYGIALTGLGDDAKSASAFLVMAIVGGAFMPMLQGLILDIGGSGYSDVRILGVPEVNFSFVLPMLCFFVVAFYGHRAYKKYDLE from the coding sequence ATGAAAAGCGAACAAAAAATACCGGTAGTAGCCAAGGAAATTCTTTTTCCTTTTTTATTGATTACGTCTTTATTTGCCCTTTGGGGTTTTGCGAATGATATTACCAATCCTATGGTAGCCGCGTTTAAAAGAATATTGGAACTGAACAATACACAGGCTTCCTGGGTACAGGCCGCTTTTTACGGAGGCTATTTTACCATGGCATTGCCCGCAGCGTATGTGGTGAAAAAGTTCAGTTATAAAGTCGGTATTTTGGTGGGTCTTGCCCTATATGCGGTAGGGGCCCTTATGTTCTATCCCGCAGCGGCCATGGAGAACTATCTGTTCTTTCTTTTGGCGTTATATGTGCTGACCTTTGGACTTGCCTTTCTCGAAACTACGGCCAACCCTTATATCTTGGCCATGGGAGCGGAGGAAACCGCAACCTTGCGCTTGAACCTCGCACAGGCCTTTAACCCCTTGGGGGCACTTTCCGGCCTGTTCGTGGCCCAGTTTTTTATTCTGGGGGCCCTACAGTCGGACGATATGGCCGAAGATGGGTCCTATATTTATGAAACACTATCGGAATCGGCAAAGGCCGCCGTCAAGACTTCGGATCTAATGGTCATCAGAAACCCCTATGTAGGCTTGGGGCTCTTCGTGATTTTTATGTTCGTCGTCATTGCCATGGTTAAAATGCCGGAAGGCAAAAAGGAAAATCAAGTAGGCTTAAGGGAGTCTATTAAAAGGATTTTTAGAAAGGAACGCTTTGTGGGGGGAATGCTCACCCAAATGTTTTATGTCGGTGCCCAGATCATGTGTTGGACCTATATTTACCAGTATGCCGAAAACATTGGTATAAACAATAGGGATGCCGTAAACTACGCCTACGCCGCCTTGGTGATTTTTCTGATCAGTCGCTTTTTGTGTACCTATCTCTTAAAATTCATCAACTCGGGAAGATTGCTGATGATGCTCTCCCTTTTGGCGATTCTCTTCTGTGCGGGAACTATCTTTATACAGGGTGAAATCGGACTATATTCCTTGGTCATGGTGTCTTTTTGCATGTCTTTGATGTTCCCGACGATTTACGGAATTGCCTTGACAGGACTGGGAGACGATGCCAAATCGGCCTCTGCGTTTTTGGTGATGGCCATTGTAGGTGGGGCATTTATGCCCATGTTACAGGGACTAATATTGGACATTGGCGGATCGGGATATAGCGATGTACGTATACTGGGGGTCCCAGAGGTGAATTTCTCCTTTGTACTTCCTATGCTCTGCTTTTTTGTGGTAGCCTTTTATGGTCACAGGGCGTATAAAAAATACGATTTAGAATAG
- a CDS encoding alpha-hydroxy acid oxidase, translating to MGKKIAKGFDARYPSISDLRNRAMEKMPKFAFEYLDGGCNEDVNLIKNTAEIREVELLPYYLSKHTESVMKTEIFGHTYDAPFGIAPVGLQGLMWPNAPEILAKAAFEHNVPFVLSTVSTSSIERISEITEGQAWFQLYHPTENSLRDDIIRRAAVAECPVLVILCDVPTFGFRPRDIRNGLAMPPKMSLKNILQIMGKPEWAMKTLIHGQPNFETLKPYMPKGLDLKQLGKFMDQTFSGRLNEEKIKPIRDMWKGKLVLKGVANEADVEKALRLGIDGVIVSNHGGRQLDAGESTIKPLSRIAEKYGDQLTVMMDSGIRSGPDVARALASGAKFTFMGRSFMYGVGALGNNGGNHTISLLKTELQQVMEQICCERVEDFPKHLIKGKA from the coding sequence ATGGGAAAAAAAATAGCAAAAGGCTTTGATGCGCGTTATCCTTCCATAAGCGACCTGAGAAATAGGGCGATGGAGAAGATGCCGAAATTCGCTTTTGAATACTTGGATGGCGGATGCAACGAAGATGTCAATCTCATTAAGAATACCGCAGAAATCCGTGAGGTGGAACTCTTGCCGTATTATCTCAGCAAGCACACCGAATCTGTCATGAAAACCGAAATTTTCGGTCATACCTACGATGCCCCTTTTGGTATAGCACCGGTCGGTCTGCAAGGATTGATGTGGCCCAATGCCCCTGAAATTTTGGCGAAAGCGGCATTTGAACACAACGTTCCCTTTGTGTTGAGTACGGTAAGTACCAGTAGTATTGAACGCATTTCGGAGATTACGGAAGGCCAAGCCTGGTTTCAGTTGTACCACCCTACGGAGAATTCCTTGCGGGACGATATTATCAGAAGGGCTGCCGTGGCGGAATGCCCGGTTCTCGTTATTCTCTGCGATGTGCCTACCTTTGGTTTTAGACCAAGGGACATTAGAAACGGATTGGCCATGCCTCCTAAAATGTCATTGAAAAATATACTTCAAATTATGGGTAAACCGGAATGGGCAATGAAAACCCTTATTCACGGTCAACCAAATTTTGAGACCTTAAAACCCTATATGCCCAAAGGTTTGGATTTAAAGCAATTGGGAAAATTTATGGATCAGACCTTTTCGGGACGATTGAACGAAGAGAAGATCAAGCCCATTCGCGATATGTGGAAAGGCAAGTTGGTCTTAAAGGGTGTAGCCAATGAAGCCGATGTGGAAAAAGCCTTACGTTTAGGTATCGATGGGGTCATTGTGTCCAATCACGGGGGAAGACAATTGGATGCCGGCGAATCTACCATAAAACCATTGTCTAGAATAGCGGAAAAATACGGCGACCAGCTAACGGTAATGATGGATAGCGGCATACGTTCCGGTCCCGATGTGGCCCGGGCATTGGCCAGTGGGGCCAAGTTTACCTTTATGGGACGCTCCTTCATGTACGGTGTTGGTGCTTTGGGCAACAATGGAGGTAACCACACCATATCGTTGCTTAAAACCGAATTACAACAGGTTATGGAGCAGATCTGTTGTGAGCGTGTAGAAGATTTTCCCAAGCATTTGATCAAAGGAAAGGCTTAG